One window of the Ammospiza nelsoni isolate bAmmNel1 chromosome 17, bAmmNel1.pri, whole genome shotgun sequence genome contains the following:
- the CRYM gene encoding ketimine reductase mu-crystallin, whose translation MAVPEEDPAFPARPAPMTLGAMPRGAGCRWRLSYGLSIRTRDPRLAVPNLCQGHSVAFAGAFPPSAALVRRDSDGARGYNNAQGTGATLEQDFSADIAVSAAPVRVVGRGGGAGTGGSVPRGGSAAGPAAVGPPRRVLSGRAGGALCRTLGVPTSRPVLSYPILFYPILSCPVRPAHAMGSTPPVFIGAEEVEKHLHRASLLLPALEAALANFSEGAAGGVVQPVRTVLPVPRHGGYLGVMPAYSAADDALTTKLVTFYEHLKDSSVPSHQATVLLFDPSNGTLKAVMDGSVITAKRTAAVSAIATKLLMPPFAEVLCILGAGVQAYSHYDIFTELFTFKEVRIWNRTKERAVQFASAARGPVRVCASAQEAVTGADVIVTVTMATAPILFGDWVKPGAHINAVGASRPDWRELDDELMKNSVLFVDSRDAALTESGDVILSGAEIFAELGEVLKGTKPALPEKTTVFKSLGMAVEDTVAAKFVYDAWSAGN comes from the exons ATGGCTGTCCCGGAGGAAGACCCCGCCTTCCCGGCACGCCCTGCGCC AATGACCCTCGGGGCCATGCCTCGGGGCGCGGGGTGCCGCTGGCGGCTGTCGTACGGGCTGTCCATCAGGACGCGGgaccccaggctggctgtgcccaaCCTATGTCAGGGCCATTCCGTGGCGTTCGCAGGCGCCTTCCCCCCAAGCGCCGCCTTGGTGAGGCGGGACAGCGACGGTGCCCGCGGGTACAACAATGCCCAGGGCACCGGAGCCACACTCGAGCAGGATTTCAGCGCGGACATCGCGGTGTCCGCCGCGCCCGTGAGGGTCGTGGGGCGCGGAGGCGGAGCCGGGACGGGCGGTTCCGTTCCGCGGGGCGGTtccgcggcggggccggcggcagTGGGGCCGCCCCGGCGAGTTCTTAGCGGCCGTGCGGGCGGTGCGCTGTGTCGCACTCTCGGAGTCCCGACATCCCGTCCCGTCCTATCCTACCCTATTCTATTCTATCCCATCCTGTCCTGTCCCGTCCGCCCGGCTCACGCCATGGGCTCCACTCCTCCCGTGTTCATCGGCGCCGAGGAGGTGGAGAAGCACCTGCACCGCGCCAGCCTCCTGCTGCCGGCGCTGGAGGCCGCCCTGGCCAACTTCTCCGAGGGCGCGGCGGGCGGCGTGGTGCAGCCGGTGCGCACCGTGCTGCCCGTGCCCCGCCACGGCGG GTACCTCGGAGTCATGCCCGCGTACAGCGCTGCGGACGACGCGCTGACAACCAAGCTGGTGACTTTCTATGAGCACCTGAAGGATTCCTCCGTGCCTTCCCACCAGGCGACTGTGCTCCTGTTCGACCCCAGCAATGGCACTTTGAAAGCT gtCATGGATGGCAGTGTCATCACAGCAAAACGAACAGCTGCAGTTTCTGCCATTGCTACCAAG TTGTTGATGCCACCTTTTGCAGAAGTGCTGTGCATTTTGGGAGCTGGTGTTCAAGCATACAGCCATTATGATATCTTCACAGAACTGTTCACATTTAAAGAG GTGAGGATCTGGAATCGCACCAAGGAGAGGGCAGTGCAGTTCGCCAgcgctgcccgcggccccgTGCGGGTCTGCGCCTCCGCCCAGGAGGCGGTGACAGGGGCCGATGTCATCGTGACAGTCACCATGGCAACGGCTCCCATCCTCTTCGGGGACTGGGTGAAGCCAGGTGCCCACATCAATG CTGTTGGAGCAAGCAGACCAGACTGGAGAGAACTGGATGATGAGCTGATGAAGAATTCTGTTCTGTTTGTGGATTCCAGAGATGCTGCTCTTACAGAATCAGGAGATGTTATTTTATCAGGG gCAGAGATTTTTGCTGAGCTGGGGGAGGTTTTGAAGGGTACAaaaccagccctgcctgagAAAACAACAGTGTTTAAATCATTGG GGATGGCAGTTGAAGACACAGTAGCAGCAAAATTTGTTTATGATGCCTGGTCAGCTGGTAACTAA